In Methanomicrobiales archaeon, the DNA window CCTGTGGGGCGTTTTGCCCCACGAGGGTTCAATTCCCTCCCTCAGCGCTCCATTTTTCAGGAGGACGGTATCGGATCGGTTGCGCCGTGTTGGGGTCGCACCTGACCGATATTCGGGGGAGTGCCCATCCAGTACTGGACCCGGGCTTATCCTGCCCGCCTCCAGAAAGCGATCTTTTCCCAGAGGGATTCTTTCGGCGGCGACAGCAGGGGAGGCAGCCGCTCGTTCAAGAGGGCCAGCTGCCCCTGCAGCCAGGTCTTGTCCCGCTTCAACTCGGTGATCATGAGATCCCTCTCCGCAAGCTGCACTTTCATGACCTCCAGCTCGCCGGGTTCGGGAAGCGGTGCAGGCGGTGGTGCAGCTGGTGCACCCGCGGTGAGCACCTGGTGCACCGCGCGGTGGATCCATTCCGAGCGGGAGAGGTTCGATTTTCGGGCCTCCTCGTCAATGACGGTGACCTCATCATCGGGGATGCTGATGCTGAATCGCATGGTGGTCCCGGAGTGGTTCTTCAATGCTCCGTTTATCACCTTTCCTCTTCGAGATCCCATCGGGAATCCCCATCGATGCCGGAACCGGGAAAAAAGGCCCGGAAGGCAGACAATCCGGCTAAGGGACGGTGCATGCAAAGGTGCAGGTGCACCAGCGTGGTGCGGTTTCAGAACTACGGTGCACCGCCATGGTCTGCTCGCGGTGCTGGGGACGGAGAAGTGTTCCCGCTACGGCGGTCCGCCGTTCTCCAGCCGCTCTCGCGCGAGATCGCAGTACTCCGGCACGATCTCGAAGCCCAGGTAATGCCGCCCCATGCGCTTCGCCGCCACCGCCACCGTCCCGGAACCGAGGAAGGGATCCAGCACGAGGTCCCCGGCCCGGCTGGAGAACGGCAGGATCCGCTCCACGAGCTGCAGGGGCAGTTTGGTCGGCGTCTTGATCCTTCCTGTCCAGTACTCGCGGTTGACCACCCAGACATCCTCGGGATAGTGCTCCACCTTGTTGAAGTAGTACCTCCTGCGGTCCTTCACGGCGAAGAGGATGTGGTAGTGGCTGGTCACGTACTTGCGGCGGGTGAACACCCCGAACTGGTACTTCCAGATGAGGTGGTTCACCGTGGTGAAGCCGCTGGCATCCAGCGCCGTCAGGATCTCCTTCAGGTGGTTCCACCCGGAGAAGACGTACAGGCTGCCCGTCTCCCGCAGCACGCGGAACGCCTCCCGCATCCAGGCTCCGGTGAACTCCCCGTACTCCGCCGTGCCGATCTCCCGGTATCCCGGGAGGACACGGGCCCCGGTGCGGTTGTAGTTGTTCCTCTGGTCGCGGAAGTCGATGGCGAACGGAGGATCGGTGACGATCAGGTCCACCGAGGCTTCAGGCAGTTCCGGCAGGAGCGCGAGGGCATCCCCCTGGCAGACGGTATCGAGGGGGAACCTGCCGACGCAGTCGCTCATACGCCCGTTCTGCACTCCCCGCACGCATCCCGCCCGAGCTGGAACGCGCGGAGGTTCACGTCCGTGCTCTTCTTCGGCACGCACCGCCGCACCCCCTCGATCATCGCGCTCTCGGAGAGCGGGATGAAGGGCGAGGCGGCGCCGAGCATCACCACGTTCTGGGCGAGGGGGCTGCCGGCCTCCCGCGCCAGGGCCGCCGCATCCACCAGGCAGGCATCCGGGAGCCGCTCCTGCACCGTCTCCGCCGTCGGCAACGGCAGCTCCTGCACGAAGACCGACGTGGGGACGACGATGCTCCGGCTCGCCACCAGAGTCCCGCCCCCGCGCAGGTAGTGGCGGTAACGGAGCCCCTCGAGCATGTCGAGGGCGATCAGGAGATCGGCGCTTCCGGGCGGGATCAGGGGGCCGTATACACCGTCGATGCGGATATGGCTCTCCACCGATCCCCCGCGCTGGGCCATGCCATGCGTCTCCGCCCCCTTGACGTGCCGCCCCTCAAGCAGGCAGGCCTCGCCCAGGATGTTGGATGTGAGGATGATCCCCTGCCCGCCGACGCCCACGATCAGGATGTCGAAGCTCCCCCTCATCGCCGCCCCTCCCTCCCGATGGCGCCCGCGGGGCAGAGATCGGCGCAGACCCCGCACCCCCCGCAGAGTTCCGTGATGGAGGCCTTCCCGCCGACGAACTCGATCGCGGGGCACCCGAAACGGACACAGACCCGGCAGCCGCTGCAGAGGTCTTCCTGCACCGCATACGGCTTCCGCTGTATGCCGCTCCGGCGGGCGGAGATCACGCACGGCTGGCGGGCGATGACCACCTTCACGCCCGATCTCGCCTTCGCCTGCTTCAGCACGTCCATCGTCGCCGTGAGATCGTAAGGGTCCACCGTCTCCACGAAGGAGACACCGCATGCCCTGCAGATCGCATCGAGCGAGACCGGCACGCGATCCTCGCCCATCGCGGTGACTCCCGTCACCGGGTTCGGCTGGTGCCCGGTCATCGCCGTGATGCGGTTGTCCAGGATCACCACCGTCATGTTCGCCCCGCTGTAGACGGCATTGAGGAGCGCCGGGATCCCCGCGTGGAGAAACGTCGAATCCCCGATGGTGCAGACCACGTCGCGGGGTTCACCGCTGAGGTTCATCCCCGAACCAACGCTGATCGACGCCCCCATGCAGATGGTGGTGTCGACGGCGCCCAGCTGGAGACCCAGGGTGTAGCAACCGATATCGCTCGGGTAGATCGCGTCGCGGAAGACCCTGCGGATCGCGTGGAAGGTGGCGCGATGCATGCACCCCGCACACAGGATCGGCGGGCGCGGCGGGACGTCGGGAGCCGGCGGTGCGGCGGCCTCCGGGAAGGGCGGGGATCGGATGTAGCCCCGCCTCGCCAGGATCGCCGCCACCGCCGCCGGGGAGAGCTCCCCGGTATAGGGGACGGCGCCGTCCATCTTGCCGTGCACGGGAACCGCGCCGGCGACCTGCCGCACCTCCTCCTCCACGACAGGGTGCAGCTCCTCGACCACCAGCACATCGTCGTGCCGTTCGACGAACCCCCGGAGCCACTCGGGATCGATCGGGTAGGCGCCGATCTGCAGGAAGGAGACGTCGTCGGGAAGCACCTCCTGGACGTAGGCAGCAGCGATCCCGCTCGCGATCACGGCGGTCTTCCCGCGGACGATGCAGCGGTTGTATCCGCGGTCCGCCAGCGCCTGCCTCACCTGCGGCTGCTTCTCGACCAGCTTCTGATGGAGTGCGCGAGTGTGGGCGGGGATCACCACGTACTGCCGAGGATCCCTCTGGAACGACCCCTTCCGGTGCTCCCCGCTCACGTCGCCGAGCGCGACGTCGCTCTTCGAGTGGCAGATGCGCGTTGTGGGGCGGAAGAGGACCGGCAGCCGGAGCTCCTCGGAGAGAGCGAACGCATCGGCGGCCATATCGTGGGCCTCCTGCGGGTTTGCCGGGTCGAGGCAGGGAATCTGCGCGAATTTCGCGTAGCAGCGGCTGTCCTGCTCGTTCTGGGAGCTGTGGGCGAAGGGGTCGTCCGCGCTCATCACCACGAATCCGCCGGTCACGCCCGTGTACGCGCTGGTCATCAGCGGATCGGCGGCGACGTTCAGCCCCACGTGCTTCATGGTGCAGAGCGCCCGCTGCCCGCACCAGGCGGCGGCAAGGGCATTCTCGAATGCGACCTTCTCGTTCACCGACCACTCGATGTGGAACGTGCGCTCCTTCTGCATCCGCAGTGCGTCGATCACCTCCGACGACGGTGTGCCCGGGTATCCGCTCGCGAAATCGACGCCGGCTTCAAGGCACGCATGGGCAATCGCCTCGTTGCCCAGCAGGTATCGCGTCTCCATACGTACAGAGTCTGTACATCGATCATCCTCTTTTAATGTAATGGTAGAGGACCATTCATAATCTATAAGAGACCCTGTGTCCAACGGTATAGAGCACATTGCTGCGAACGGGCCCGTAGCATAGCCAGGTGGTGCGCCCGGCTGATAACCGGGAGGTCGTGAGTCCGAATCTCACCGGGCCCACTCTTCTCCTTCGACACGCTTGCAGGGCGGGACTCCGCCCGCCGTCGAGGATCGAGCCTCGTTTGCCCCGCATCCCGGGGGCGATCGGCTGCACAGGGGGGAACCGTGAGGTTCCCGCCTGCCCCCTCTCTGACTCGGGAGCGGGGTCGCATCCCGCGCCGGCGTCTCTTCGACGCATGCGGGGATGCAGCCCAAACGGCGGGAGGCATCGGGGCGGCTGCATCCCGGGGACCGGCGCCCAACACCCCCGAATACGCTCGCAGGCTTCGAGAATGCCTTCCCGGGAAAAAAGGCAGGTGCGGGCTCCCGCTCTTTTTATATCTCTCCGGAGCGAATGACGAATATGAGCAAGAGACTGCAATCGATCCTTTTCATGCTTCTCATTCTCGTCACTGCCGTCTCCGTCTGGCTTTTCTTCTCCGGCAATCCCCTCGGCTTCATCGGTTTCATCCTGGCGATCCTCCTTGCTGTCCTGACCATGTCCGTCCGCATCATGCAGGAGACCACCAACCTCCCCAATGTCAGTGCGCGGCTGAATCCCGATGCAAAAGGCGTCACGGTGACCAACGGCGGCAACGCACGGGCGGTCAACATCCACGTGGCGCTCGTGCCGCTGGATGTGGAGTTCGACGTACCCCCGCTGGACGTGGATGCCCGGTACGTGTTCGCCCTCCCCCACATGGTCTCGGAGGCAAAAGCGGTCGTACGCTACGAGAACGAGCAGGGACGGAAGTACATGAACACCAATCGCCTCTCCGCGCTGGAACCGACGGAAGAGGATCTCCTCCAGCCGCTCATTCCCATCTTCGGGAGGAAGTAGGGCTGGGCAGGGAATGTTGGGCCCTGCCGAAATCCCGAGCG includes these proteins:
- a CDS encoding site-specific DNA-methyltransferase, translated to MSDCVGRFPLDTVCQGDALALLPELPEASVDLIVTDPPFAIDFRDQRNNYNRTGARVLPGYREIGTAEYGEFTGAWMREAFRVLRETGSLYVFSGWNHLKEILTALDASGFTTVNHLIWKYQFGVFTRRKYVTSHYHILFAVKDRRRYYFNKVEHYPEDVWVVNREYWTGRIKTPTKLPLQLVERILPFSSRAGDLVLDPFLGSGTVAVAAKRMGRHYLGFEIVPEYCDLARERLENGGPP
- the iorA gene encoding indolepyruvate ferredoxin oxidoreductase subunit alpha — encoded protein: METRYLLGNEAIAHACLEAGVDFASGYPGTPSSEVIDALRMQKERTFHIEWSVNEKVAFENALAAAWCGQRALCTMKHVGLNVAADPLMTSAYTGVTGGFVVMSADDPFAHSSQNEQDSRCYAKFAQIPCLDPANPQEAHDMAADAFALSEELRLPVLFRPTTRICHSKSDVALGDVSGEHRKGSFQRDPRQYVVIPAHTRALHQKLVEKQPQVRQALADRGYNRCIVRGKTAVIASGIAAAYVQEVLPDDVSFLQIGAYPIDPEWLRGFVERHDDVLVVEELHPVVEEEVRQVAGAVPVHGKMDGAVPYTGELSPAAVAAILARRGYIRSPPFPEAAAPPAPDVPPRPPILCAGCMHRATFHAIRRVFRDAIYPSDIGCYTLGLQLGAVDTTICMGASISVGSGMNLSGEPRDVVCTIGDSTFLHAGIPALLNAVYSGANMTVVILDNRITAMTGHQPNPVTGVTAMGEDRVPVSLDAICRACGVSFVETVDPYDLTATMDVLKQAKARSGVKVVIARQPCVISARRSGIQRKPYAVQEDLCSGCRVCVRFGCPAIEFVGGKASITELCGGCGVCADLCPAGAIGREGRR
- a CDS encoding indolepyruvate oxidoreductase subunit beta, with amino-acid sequence MRGSFDILIVGVGGQGIILTSNILGEACLLEGRHVKGAETHGMAQRGGSVESHIRIDGVYGPLIPPGSADLLIALDMLEGLRYRHYLRGGGTLVASRSIVVPTSVFVQELPLPTAETVQERLPDACLVDAAALAREAGSPLAQNVVMLGAASPFIPLSESAMIEGVRRCVPKKSTDVNLRAFQLGRDACGECRTGV
- a CDS encoding CopG family transcriptional regulator, translating into MINGALKNHSGTTMRFSISIPDDEVTVIDEEARKSNLSRSEWIHRAVHQVLTAGAPAAPPPAPLPEPGELEVMKVQLAERDLMITELKRDKTWLQGQLALLNERLPPLLSPPKESLWEKIAFWRRAG